One Caretta caretta isolate rCarCar2 chromosome 8, rCarCar1.hap1, whole genome shotgun sequence DNA window includes the following coding sequences:
- the C8H5orf47 gene encoding uncharacterized protein C5orf47 homolog isoform X3 has translation MKPRPGRERMRVVYVNSFGTHRCGSVIQYGGGPRGRWRREEKAAASGVVEREMSSPSGLSRRQGAACGVLRGEAAAAPREGRGSPWFPVPPSTGPKGAGSCAATQGPSRGGQAGGAPSLRESGPGLRCTQSRAGGSVQAPGSQRYGGLQMNQADKFGFPFTSKVVNKVTKQKKEKSEVFHGVLKVISKMLEENEKFRGRLLTCSQFNTEVAKDKETSEEKGIIMPSAS, from the exons ATGAAGCCCCGCCCTGGCCGGGAGCGCATGCGGGTAGTTTACGTGAACAGCTTCGGCACCCACCGCTGCGGCTCCGTGATCCAATATGGCGGTGGTCCCCGCGGCCGCTGGCGCCGTGAGGAGAAGGCCGCTGCTTCCGGTGTCGTAGAGCGAGAGATGTCCTCTCCTTCCGGTCTGAGCCGGAGGCAGGGGGCGGCTTGTGGGGTGCTGCGGGGCGAGGCGGCTGCCGCTCCTAGGGAAGGTCGCGGAAGCCCCTGGTTCCCGGTCCCGCCTAGCACCGGTCCCAAGGGAGCTGGGTCGTGTGCTGCCACCCAGGGACCGAGCCGGGGTGGCCAGGCCGGGGGAGCCCCCAGTCTCCGGGAGAGCGGGCCGGGGCTGCGGTGCACACAGAGCAGAGCCGGCGGCAGCGTGCAGGCGCCCGGCAGCCAGAGATACG GTGGTCTTCAAATGAATCAGGCTGATAAGTTTGGATTCCCTTTCACTTCTAAAGTTGTTAATAAagtaacaaaacagaaaaaggaaaag TCTGAAGTCTTTCATGGAGTGTTGAAAGTAATTTCAAAAATGcttgaagaaaatgaaaagtttagAGGCAGACTGTTGACTTGCAGTCAGTTTAATACTGAAG
- the C8H5orf47 gene encoding uncharacterized protein C5orf47 homolog isoform X1, with the protein MKPRPGRERMRVVYVNSFGTHRCGSVIQYGGGPRGRWRREEKAAASGVVEREMSSPSGLSRRQGAACGVLRGEAAAAPREGRGSPWFPVPPSTGPKGAGSCAATQGPSRGGQAGGAPSLRESGPGLRCTQSRAGGSVQAPGSQRYGGLQMNQADKFGFPFTSKVVNKVTKQKKEKSEVFHGVLKVISKMLEENEKFRGRLLTCSQFNTEGSDVNQSSQNEASCMDRWQKIRRPLRKRELLCLVLPEA; encoded by the exons ATGAAGCCCCGCCCTGGCCGGGAGCGCATGCGGGTAGTTTACGTGAACAGCTTCGGCACCCACCGCTGCGGCTCCGTGATCCAATATGGCGGTGGTCCCCGCGGCCGCTGGCGCCGTGAGGAGAAGGCCGCTGCTTCCGGTGTCGTAGAGCGAGAGATGTCCTCTCCTTCCGGTCTGAGCCGGAGGCAGGGGGCGGCTTGTGGGGTGCTGCGGGGCGAGGCGGCTGCCGCTCCTAGGGAAGGTCGCGGAAGCCCCTGGTTCCCGGTCCCGCCTAGCACCGGTCCCAAGGGAGCTGGGTCGTGTGCTGCCACCCAGGGACCGAGCCGGGGTGGCCAGGCCGGGGGAGCCCCCAGTCTCCGGGAGAGCGGGCCGGGGCTGCGGTGCACACAGAGCAGAGCCGGCGGCAGCGTGCAGGCGCCCGGCAGCCAGAGATACG GTGGTCTTCAAATGAATCAGGCTGATAAGTTTGGATTCCCTTTCACTTCTAAAGTTGTTAATAAagtaacaaaacagaaaaaggaaaag TCTGAAGTCTTTCATGGAGTGTTGAAAGTAATTTCAAAAATGcttgaagaaaatgaaaagtttagAGGCAGACTGTTGACTTGCAGTCAGTTTAATACTGAAG GCAGTGATGTGAACCAAAGCTCACAGAATGAGGCTTCATGCATGGACAGA
- the C8H5orf47 gene encoding uncharacterized protein C5orf47 homolog isoform X4 — protein sequence MKPRPGRERMRVVYVNSFGTHRCGSVIQYGGGPRGRWRREEKAAASGVVEREMSSPSGLSRRQGAACGVLRGEAAAAPREGRGSPWFPVPPSTGPKGAGSCAATQGPSRGGQAGGAPSLRESGPGLRCTQSRAGGSVQAPGSQRYGGLQMNQADKFGFPFTSKVVNKVTKQKKEKSEVFHGVLKVISKMLEENEKFRGRLLTCSQFNTEVLLEDESLLQF from the exons ATGAAGCCCCGCCCTGGCCGGGAGCGCATGCGGGTAGTTTACGTGAACAGCTTCGGCACCCACCGCTGCGGCTCCGTGATCCAATATGGCGGTGGTCCCCGCGGCCGCTGGCGCCGTGAGGAGAAGGCCGCTGCTTCCGGTGTCGTAGAGCGAGAGATGTCCTCTCCTTCCGGTCTGAGCCGGAGGCAGGGGGCGGCTTGTGGGGTGCTGCGGGGCGAGGCGGCTGCCGCTCCTAGGGAAGGTCGCGGAAGCCCCTGGTTCCCGGTCCCGCCTAGCACCGGTCCCAAGGGAGCTGGGTCGTGTGCTGCCACCCAGGGACCGAGCCGGGGTGGCCAGGCCGGGGGAGCCCCCAGTCTCCGGGAGAGCGGGCCGGGGCTGCGGTGCACACAGAGCAGAGCCGGCGGCAGCGTGCAGGCGCCCGGCAGCCAGAGATACG GTGGTCTTCAAATGAATCAGGCTGATAAGTTTGGATTCCCTTTCACTTCTAAAGTTGTTAATAAagtaacaaaacagaaaaaggaaaag TCTGAAGTCTTTCATGGAGTGTTGAAAGTAATTTCAAAAATGcttgaagaaaatgaaaagtttagAGGCAGACTGTTGACTTGCAGTCAGTTTAATACTGAAG TTTTATTGGAAGATGAAAGTCTGTTGCAGTTTTAA
- the C8H5orf47 gene encoding uncharacterized protein C5orf47 homolog isoform X2: MKPRPGRERMRVVYVNSFGTHRCGSVIQYGGGPRGRWRREEKAAASGVVEREMSSPSGLSRRQGAACGVLRGEAAAAPREGRGSPWFPVPPSTGPKGAGSCAATQGPSRGGQAGGAPSLRESGPGLRCTQSRAGGSVQAPGSQRYGGLQMNQADKFGFPFTSKVVNKVTKQKKEKSEVFHGVLKVISKMLEENEKFRGRLLTCSQFNTEGSDVNQSSQNEASCMDRNESIFGWV, translated from the exons ATGAAGCCCCGCCCTGGCCGGGAGCGCATGCGGGTAGTTTACGTGAACAGCTTCGGCACCCACCGCTGCGGCTCCGTGATCCAATATGGCGGTGGTCCCCGCGGCCGCTGGCGCCGTGAGGAGAAGGCCGCTGCTTCCGGTGTCGTAGAGCGAGAGATGTCCTCTCCTTCCGGTCTGAGCCGGAGGCAGGGGGCGGCTTGTGGGGTGCTGCGGGGCGAGGCGGCTGCCGCTCCTAGGGAAGGTCGCGGAAGCCCCTGGTTCCCGGTCCCGCCTAGCACCGGTCCCAAGGGAGCTGGGTCGTGTGCTGCCACCCAGGGACCGAGCCGGGGTGGCCAGGCCGGGGGAGCCCCCAGTCTCCGGGAGAGCGGGCCGGGGCTGCGGTGCACACAGAGCAGAGCCGGCGGCAGCGTGCAGGCGCCCGGCAGCCAGAGATACG GTGGTCTTCAAATGAATCAGGCTGATAAGTTTGGATTCCCTTTCACTTCTAAAGTTGTTAATAAagtaacaaaacagaaaaaggaaaag TCTGAAGTCTTTCATGGAGTGTTGAAAGTAATTTCAAAAATGcttgaagaaaatgaaaagtttagAGGCAGACTGTTGACTTGCAGTCAGTTTAATACTGAAG GCAGTGATGTGAACCAAAGCTCACAGAATGAGGCTTCATGCATGGACAGA aaTGAGTCCATCTTTGGATGGGTGTAG
- the C8H5orf47 gene encoding uncharacterized protein C5orf47 homolog isoform X5, which translates to MKPRPGRERMRVVYVNSFGTHRCGSVIQYGGGPRGRWRREEKAAASGVVEREMSSPSGLSRRQGAACGVLRGEAAAAPREGRGSPWFPVPPSTGPKGAGSCAATQGPSRGGQAGGAPSLRESGPGLRCTQSRAGGSVQAPGSQRYGGLQMNQADKFGFPFTSKVVNKVTKQKKEKSEVFHGVLKVISKMLEENEKFRGRLLTCSQFNTEALVATH; encoded by the exons ATGAAGCCCCGCCCTGGCCGGGAGCGCATGCGGGTAGTTTACGTGAACAGCTTCGGCACCCACCGCTGCGGCTCCGTGATCCAATATGGCGGTGGTCCCCGCGGCCGCTGGCGCCGTGAGGAGAAGGCCGCTGCTTCCGGTGTCGTAGAGCGAGAGATGTCCTCTCCTTCCGGTCTGAGCCGGAGGCAGGGGGCGGCTTGTGGGGTGCTGCGGGGCGAGGCGGCTGCCGCTCCTAGGGAAGGTCGCGGAAGCCCCTGGTTCCCGGTCCCGCCTAGCACCGGTCCCAAGGGAGCTGGGTCGTGTGCTGCCACCCAGGGACCGAGCCGGGGTGGCCAGGCCGGGGGAGCCCCCAGTCTCCGGGAGAGCGGGCCGGGGCTGCGGTGCACACAGAGCAGAGCCGGCGGCAGCGTGCAGGCGCCCGGCAGCCAGAGATACG GTGGTCTTCAAATGAATCAGGCTGATAAGTTTGGATTCCCTTTCACTTCTAAAGTTGTTAATAAagtaacaaaacagaaaaaggaaaag TCTGAAGTCTTTCATGGAGTGTTGAAAGTAATTTCAAAAATGcttgaagaaaatgaaaagtttagAGGCAGACTGTTGACTTGCAGTCAGTTTAATACTGAAG